The Meiothermus sp. genome segment CGGTTTCTGCTTCTAGACGAGCCCACCAACCACCTCGACCTGCACCACCAGGCCGAGTTTATCTGTTTGCTGGCGAATCTGCGGGCCCAGGACATCGGCATCCTGACGGTGCTGCACGACCCCAACCTGGCCCGCCTTGCGGATCGGGTGGCCTTTATGCAGGAGGGTCGGCTGATGGCTTTGGGCACACCGCTCGAGGTGCTCCAGGAGCCCCTTTTGCAGTCGGTGTATGGCGGCTGGGTGCGGGTGCACGCGGTGGACGGTGAGCCGGTGGTGCTTCTGGGAGGGTAGATGCAGGCCAGCCTCAAAGTGACCCCCACGCTCTTGCTATTAGACCTGGGCGAAGTGCGCCGCCTTATCACCCAGGATGGCCCCCGGCTGGCCCGCTATATTGCAGTGCTGCGCGAGCCGCACGCCCGCTGTGTGCGCTTGCGGGGGGTGGGGGTTTCGGCCCTGATGCGAAAGGGCATTCCGCCAGGCGAGACCCTGCTCTACACCCTGCCGGACGACCCGCTGGACTTCGAGCAAGAGGGTCCCAGCCTGCACCTGCCGGGGCTTCGGCTGTATTTGGGCGGCCCTCCGGCGTTTGTCGAAACCCCCTTCTATGCTTGGGTGGAACCATGAGCGAACTCTGGCTGGTGCGCCACGGGCAGACGACCTGGAATGTGGAGGGCCGGCTGACCGGCTGGACCGATGTGCCCCTTACCCCTCTGGGGGAGCAGCAGGCCCGGGCTTTGGCTGGGTGGCTTGGGCAGGAGGGCTTCGATGGGGTGCTGGCCTCGGATCTACAGCGTGCGGTGCACACCGCACGGCTGGCCTATGGCGAGCCCCAGGCCCGGCTGCCTGAGCTGCGCGAGCTGCACTTTGGCGACCTCGAGGGCCTGCGCTGGGCCGAGCTGCCCGAAGCCCAGCAGAAGGCCCTGCTGGCCTTCGAGGGCTTCCAGGCCCCCGGCGGAGAGGCCACCGCAACCCTGCGGGAGCGGGTGTACGGCTTCTTTGACCGCCTACCCCCAGGCCGCCATCTGGTCTTCACCCACGGGGGGGTGCTGCGGATGGTGCTGCGCGAGTTTGACCAGGATCGTTTCCTGCCGCCCTGTGCGGTGCTGGGGCTGGACTGGGCCCACAAGCGGGTGCTGTTTGTGCGCGGGGAGGGGGCCGATGCAAGCTAGGCTCATCCTGGTGACGGGGGGCGCCCGTGCGGGCAAGAGTGCTTTTGCCCAGGAGTGGGCCCAGGCCCTGGGTGAGCCGGTCAGTTTTATCGCCACCGCCCAGGCCCTCGACGAAGAGATGCGCCAGCGCATTGCACGCCACCAGGCCGAGCGCCCCCCGGGCTGGGAGACCCTGGAAGAGCCCCTCGAGGTGCCCCAGGCCCTCGCACGCGCCTTGGGCCGGGTGGTGCTGCTGGACTGCCTGACCTTGTGGGTTTCCAACCTGATGCTGGCCGGGCGCGAGGTCTTGCCGGAGCTGGAGAACCTTCTGGCGCTCTGGGCCGAGACCGGCAAAACCCTGCTGGTGGTCAGCAACGAGGTGGGCATGGGCATCGTGCCCGACAATGCCCTGGCCCGGCGCTACCGCGACCTGCTGGGCGCGGCCAACCGTCGCATAGCCGAGGAGGCCGATGTGGTGTACCTGCTGGTTGCGGGGATTCCCCTGAAGCTTAAGTCGTTGTAAACAAAGCGGAAGACCATGTTTAACATCCAACCTGTCTCGCAAGACTGGCTGCAAAGGGCCCTCGAGTACCACCACACCCTGACCAAGCCACCTGGCTCCCTGGGCTATTTGGAGGTGCTGGGCTGTCGGCTGGCGGCCATCCAGCAAACCCTGCACCC includes the following:
- a CDS encoding histidine phosphatase family protein; the encoded protein is MSELWLVRHGQTTWNVEGRLTGWTDVPLTPLGEQQARALAGWLGQEGFDGVLASDLQRAVHTARLAYGEPQARLPELRELHFGDLEGLRWAELPEAQQKALLAFEGFQAPGGEATATLRERVYGFFDRLPPGRHLVFTHGGVLRMVLREFDQDRFLPPCAVLGLDWAHKRVLFVRGEGADAS
- the cobU gene encoding bifunctional adenosylcobinamide kinase/adenosylcobinamide-phosphate guanylyltransferase; protein product: MQARLILVTGGARAGKSAFAQEWAQALGEPVSFIATAQALDEEMRQRIARHQAERPPGWETLEEPLEVPQALARALGRVVLLDCLTLWVSNLMLAGREVLPELENLLALWAETGKTLLVVSNEVGMGIVPDNALARRYRDLLGAANRRIAEEADVVYLLVAGIPLKLKSL